The following are encoded in a window of Planctomycetia bacterium genomic DNA:
- a CDS encoding adenylosuccinate synthase: MPGTCVIGLQWGDEAKGKIVDLLTERHDIVVRYQGGSNAGHTVVTGGQTYKLSLIPSGILRSSVTCVVTGGVVLNPASFLGEIDGLTSRGIRVAENLLVSDRAHVIFPWHVEEDRATESRTTSGREAIGTTQRGIGPCYRDKYGRSDAIRLGDLYRPGLAERIAQVAAQKSLAMQVFATGAAPTFDPKQICEEYLGYAERLRPHLSDTTTYLHDALEAGKRVLFEGAQGALLDVDHGTYPYVTSSNSSGVGIPAGSGVPGRYQNQIIGIVKAYSTRVGGGPFPTELEDATGQRIRDRGNEYGTVTKRPRRCGWFDAVAVRYTTRLSGVDTLAVMLLDVLSGFDELKICTAYDIGGKRVTVFPSHVDDLRIAKPIYETMPGWREEIVTAKNLSELPGNALRYITRLSELIGRPVGIVSVGPDRDQTILAEST; the protein is encoded by the coding sequence GTGCCTGGGACTTGTGTGATTGGACTGCAGTGGGGCGACGAAGCGAAGGGAAAGATCGTTGATCTGCTGACCGAACGCCATGACATCGTCGTGCGCTACCAGGGCGGCAGCAACGCCGGGCATACCGTCGTGACAGGCGGCCAAACCTACAAGCTGTCGCTGATTCCAAGCGGTATCCTGCGGTCGAGCGTGACCTGCGTCGTGACCGGCGGCGTCGTGCTCAATCCGGCTTCCTTTCTGGGCGAGATCGACGGCCTTACCTCGCGCGGCATCCGTGTCGCTGAGAATTTGCTGGTCAGCGATCGCGCGCACGTGATCTTTCCCTGGCACGTCGAGGAAGACCGCGCCACGGAGAGCCGCACCACGTCAGGGCGCGAAGCAATTGGCACCACGCAGCGCGGCATCGGCCCGTGCTATCGCGACAAATATGGCCGCAGTGATGCGATCCGGCTGGGCGATCTCTATCGTCCTGGTCTCGCCGAGCGGATTGCTCAAGTCGCGGCCCAGAAGAGTCTGGCGATGCAAGTCTTCGCCACGGGCGCCGCGCCGACGTTCGATCCCAAGCAGATCTGCGAAGAATACTTGGGCTACGCCGAGCGCCTGCGGCCGCACCTGTCCGATACGACAACTTACCTGCACGACGCGCTGGAAGCCGGCAAGCGGGTGTTGTTCGAGGGTGCGCAGGGCGCATTGCTCGACGTCGACCACGGCACGTACCCGTACGTCACCAGCAGCAACAGCTCCGGCGTCGGCATTCCGGCTGGCTCCGGCGTGCCGGGGCGCTATCAAAACCAAATCATCGGCATCGTCAAAGCCTACAGCACGCGCGTCGGCGGCGGGCCGTTCCCGACGGAACTGGAAGACGCCACCGGTCAGCGCATTCGCGACCGCGGCAACGAGTACGGCACAGTCACGAAACGCCCGCGCCGTTGCGGCTGGTTCGACGCCGTGGCGGTCCGTTATACGACGCGCTTGAGCGGCGTTGACACGTTGGCCGTGATGTTGCTGGACGTCCTGTCCGGCTTCGACGAGCTGAAAATCTGCACCGCTTACGACATCGGCGGCAAACGTGTCACGGTATTCCCGAGCCACGTGGACGACCTGCGGATCGCCAAGCCGATCTACGAGACCATGCCCGGCTGGCGCGAGGAAATCGTGACCGCCAAGAACCTCAGCGAGTTGCCCGGCAACGCGTTGCGGTACATCACGCGGTTGAGCGAATTGATCGGTCGCCCGGTGGGAATTGTTTCTGTCGGGCCGGATCGTGATCAAACCATTCTCGCGGAGTCGACGTAG